A stretch of the Pristis pectinata isolate sPriPec2 chromosome 7, sPriPec2.1.pri, whole genome shotgun sequence genome encodes the following:
- the ndufb6 gene encoding NADH dehydrogenase [ubiquinone] 1 beta subcomplex subunit 6 has product MPLGYTPEEKARFEQLVKLRRQWLKDQELSPREPVLPHDSKGPVSGFWERFLQPRSLWRLYTYKACNAGWWTLSRLLIPAWVVHYYVKYHLEAKPYGIVDVKPRIFPGDTILETGEVIPPFVEDEHPKHH; this is encoded by the exons ATGCCGCTGGGTTACACGCCCGAGGAGAAGGCGCGGTTCGAGCAGCTGGTGAAGTTGCGGCGCCAATGGCTGAAGGACCAGGAGCTGAGCCCGCGGGAACCCGTCCTTCCCCACGACAGCAAAGGGCCCGTGAGCGGGTTCTGGGAGCGCTTCCTGCAGCCGCGCAGCCTCTGGCGGCTCTAC ACTTACAAGGCATGTAATGCAGGTTGGTGGACGCTGAGTCGGTTACTGATTCCTGCTTGGGTTGTTCATTACTACGTGAAATACCATCTTGAG GCTAAACCATATGGCATTGTGGATGTGAAACCAAGGATTTTTCCG GGTGACACAATTTTGGAAACTGGGGAAGTGATACCGCCATTTGTTGAGGATGAGCATCCCAAGCACCACTAA